Proteins encoded by one window of Paroedura picta isolate Pp20150507F chromosome 9, Ppicta_v3.0, whole genome shotgun sequence:
- the SSR1 gene encoding translocon-associated protein subunit alpha, with amino-acid sequence MRRSLPALLLLALLAFPAAFLLGGARGGSGSSFLVAAQDATEDEETMETMEDTVVEDEDDEAEVEEDEPTELTEEKEEEDLSGEPKASPNADTTILFVKGEDFPANNIVKFLVGFTNKGTEDFIIESLDASFRYPQDYQFFIQNFTALPLNTVVPPQRQATFEYSFIPAEPMGGRPFGLVINLNYKDQSGNFFQDAVFNQTVTIIEKEDGLDGETIFMYMFLAGLGLLVIVGLHQLLESRKRKRPAQKVEMGTSNQNDVDMSWIPQETLNQINKASPRRLPRKRAQKRSVGSDE; translated from the exons ATGAGGAGGTCGTTGCctgcgctgctgctgctcgcgctgCTGGCCTTCCCCGCCGCCTTCCTCCTCGGAGGGGCCCGCGGCGGCTCAG GTTCTAGCTTTCTAGTAGCTGCTCAAGATGCCACAGAAGATGAGGAAAcaatggaaacaatggaggatacaGTAgttgaagatgaagatgatgaagctGAAGTTGAGGAGGATGAACCCACAGAGTTG acagaagagaaagaggaagaagacctATCAGGAGAACCTAAAGCATCACCCAATGCTGATACAACCATCTTATTTGTGAAAGGAGAAG ATTTTCCCGCAAACAACATTGTAAAGTTTTTGGTAGGCTTTACCAACAAGGGTACAGAAGACTTCATTATAGAATCTCTAGATGCTTCGTTTCGGTACCCTCAAGACTACCAGTTCTTCATTCAGAATTTCACAGCTCTTCCATTGAACACAGTTGTTCCACCGCAGAGACAAGCCACGTTTGAATACTCTTTCATTCCTGCAGAGCCTATGGGCGGGCGGCCCTTTGGACTAGTCATCAACCTGAATTACAAAGATCAAAGT GGGAACTTTTTCCAAGATGCTGTTTTCAATCAGACTGTTACAATTATTGAAAAAGAAGATGGCTTGGATGGTGAAAC gatcTTTATGTATATGTTCCTTGCTGGACTTGGCCTTCTGGTGATTGTTGGCTTGCATCAGCTGTTAGAATCTAGAAAG AGAAAAAGACCAGCTCAAAAAGTAGAGATGGGAACATCAAATCAGAATGATGTTGATATGAGTTGGATTCCTCAAGAAACTTTAAATCAAATTA